In the Alkaliphilus flagellatus genome, one interval contains:
- a CDS encoding acyl-CoA mutase large subunit family protein, protein MFEKESIEQLKQKQNDWNKNKVGKALSKFPERKEQFVTGSNQEVERLYTAADIEGFNYEDDLGFPGQYPFTRGVQPTMYRGRFWTMRQYAGFATAEESNQRYKYLLEQGQTGLSVAFDLPTQIGYDSNHPLAEGEVGKVGVAIDSLKDMEILFDGIPLDKVSTSMTINAPASVLLAMYIVVAEKQGVSSDKLRGTIQNDILKEYIARGTYIFPPEPSMRLITDIFEYCSKEVPQWNTISISGYHIREAGSTAVQEVAFTLADGIAYVEAAIKAGLDVDTFAPRLSFFFNAHNDLLEEVAKFRAARRLWAKIMKDYFRAKDPKSMQLKFHTQTGGCTLTAQQPDNNIVRVAIQTLAAVLGGTQSLHTNSKDEALALPTEESVRIALRTQQIVAHESGVAETIDPLAGSYYVESLTNKIENEAMDYINKIKELGGAPKAIEKGFIQKEIMDSSYEYQKQIESGDRVVVGMNKFQIKEDSPKGLLRVDPAVGELQKQKIRSLEEERNNNEVQEKLEALRKAAEGDSNLMPFILNAVRVYATLGEICGVLREVFGEYQQSVIL, encoded by the coding sequence ATGTTTGAGAAGGAAAGTATTGAGCAATTGAAGCAAAAACAAAATGATTGGAACAAAAATAAGGTTGGTAAAGCTTTATCTAAGTTTCCAGAAAGAAAAGAGCAGTTTGTAACAGGATCTAACCAAGAAGTAGAAAGACTTTATACAGCGGCAGACATTGAAGGATTTAATTACGAAGATGATCTAGGATTCCCAGGACAGTATCCATTTACTAGAGGTGTTCAACCTACTATGTATCGCGGACGTTTTTGGACTATGAGGCAGTATGCTGGATTTGCTACAGCAGAAGAGTCCAACCAACGTTATAAATATTTATTAGAACAGGGGCAAACTGGACTATCAGTTGCTTTTGACCTTCCAACACAAATTGGATACGACTCAAACCACCCATTAGCAGAAGGTGAAGTAGGTAAGGTTGGAGTTGCTATCGACTCATTAAAAGATATGGAAATTTTATTTGATGGTATTCCATTAGATAAAGTGAGTACATCTATGACTATTAATGCTCCTGCTTCTGTACTACTTGCAATGTATATTGTGGTGGCAGAAAAGCAAGGAGTATCCTCAGATAAGCTTAGAGGAACCATTCAAAATGACATATTAAAAGAATATATTGCAAGAGGTACATATATTTTCCCACCAGAGCCTTCAATGAGATTAATAACTGATATTTTTGAGTACTGCTCAAAGGAAGTACCACAATGGAATACAATAAGTATTTCTGGTTATCACATCCGTGAGGCAGGTTCTACGGCAGTACAAGAGGTTGCATTTACATTAGCAGACGGTATCGCTTATGTTGAGGCAGCTATTAAGGCAGGTCTTGATGTAGATACATTTGCCCCAAGATTATCATTTTTCTTTAATGCTCACAACGATCTTTTAGAAGAAGTTGCAAAGTTTAGAGCTGCAAGAAGATTATGGGCAAAAATTATGAAAGATTACTTTAGAGCAAAAGATCCAAAGTCTATGCAACTTAAGTTCCATACACAAACAGGGGGTTGTACATTAACTGCGCAACAACCTGATAATAATATTGTACGTGTAGCTATACAAACATTGGCGGCAGTACTTGGAGGTACTCAATCTTTACACACTAACTCTAAGGATGAGGCCCTTGCGCTTCCGACAGAGGAGTCTGTAAGAATAGCTCTAAGAACACAACAAATAGTTGCTCATGAAAGTGGTGTAGCTGAGACCATAGATCCACTTGCTGGTTCTTATTATGTAGAGAGCTTAACAAATAAAATTGAAAATGAAGCTATGGACTATATTAATAAAATTAAAGAATTAGGTGGAGCACCTAAGGCTATAGAAAAAGGATTTATACAAAAAGAAATTATGGATAGTTCTTATGAATATCAAAAACAGATTGAAAGTGGAGATCGAGTTGTAGTTGGTATGAATAAGTTCCAAATTAAAGAGGATTCTCCAAAGGGACTTTTAAGAGTAGACCCAGCTGTAGGCGAGCTTCAAAAGCAAAAGATTAGAAGTCTTGAAGAGGAAAGAAATAATAATGAAGTACAAGAAAAGCTAGAAGCTTTAAGAAAAGCAGCAGAAGGAGATTCAAACTTAATGCCGTTTATTTTAAATGCAGTAAGGGTATATGCAACTCTAGGAGAAATTTGTGGTGTGCTTAGGGAAGTATTTGGCGAATATCAACAAAGTGTTATTCTATAA
- a CDS encoding cobalamin B12-binding domain-containing protein — protein sequence MERPIRVLVAKPGLDGHDRGAKVIARALRDAGMEVIYTGLRQTPEQIVAAAVQEDVEVVALSILSGAHNHLLPKVVELLKAESAYDETLVIGGGVIPDEDIPFLKEKGVAEVFTPGTPTQVTIDFIKNNLKR from the coding sequence ATGGAAAGACCTATTAGAGTATTGGTGGCAAAACCAGGATTAGATGGACATGATCGCGGTGCAAAGGTTATTGCGAGAGCTTTAAGGGATGCGGGTATGGAAGTAATTTATACAGGCTTAAGACAAACACCTGAGCAAATAGTGGCAGCAGCTGTACAAGAAGACGTTGAAGTAGTGGCATTAAGTATTTTATCCGGCGCTCATAATCATTTATTACCAAAGGTAGTAGAACTTTTAAAGGCGGAAAGTGCTTATGATGAAACATTAGTTATTGGTGGTGGAGTAATTCCAGATGAAGATATTCCTTTTTTAAAGGAAAAAGGAGTTGCAGAAGTTTTCACTCCAGGAACACCTACACAGGTTACTATAGATTTTATTAAGAATAATTTAAAGAGATAA